The Bos mutus isolate GX-2022 chromosome 12, NWIPB_WYAK_1.1, whole genome shotgun sequence genome includes a window with the following:
- the PCDH20 gene encoding protocadherin-20 codes for MRGGGDACGSQAGAVSWSRATWRPRPDMGSLSRPSSSASHGNLPHLLLFFLFVGPFNCLASYSRATEILYSLNEGLPAGVLIGSLAEDLRLLPSAGGQDLLSQSPQHSVAERNPPLSFSLASQGLSGQYVTLDNRSGELHTSAQEIDREALCLEGGGGIAWGGSISISSSPSADSCLLLLDVLVLPQEYFRFVKVKIAIRDINDNAPRFPISQISVWVPENAPVNTRLAIEHPAVDPDMGTNGVQTYRLLDYHRMFTLDVEENENGERTPYLIVMGLLDRETQDQYVSIIIAEDGGSPPLIGSATLTIGISDINDNCPLFTDSQINITVYGNATVGTPIAAVQAVDRDLGNNAQITYSYSQKVPQASKDLFHLNENTGVIKLFSKIGGSVLQTHKLTILANGPGCIPAVITALVTIIKVIFRPPEIVPRYIANQIDGIIYLKELEPVNTPIAFFTIRDPEGKYKVNCYLDGEGPFRLLPYKPYSNEYLLETTKPMDYELQQFYEIAIVAWNSEGFQVKKMIKVQLLDDNDNAPVFLQPLVELTIEENNAPNAFLTKLDATDADSGERGQVSYFLGPDAPSYFSLDSVTGILTVSTQLDREEKEKYRYTVRAVDSGKPPQESVATVVITVLDKNDNSPRFINKDFSFFVPENFPGYGEIGVISVTDADTGQNGWVALSVVNQSDIFVIDTGKGLLRAKVSLDREQQSSYTLWVEAVDGGTPPLSSTAKITILLLDINDNPPLVLFPQSNMSYLLVLPSTLPGSLVTEVYAVDKDTGMNAVIAYSIIGRRGPRPESFRIDPKTGNITLEEALLQTDYGLHRLLVKVSDHGYPEPLHSTVMVNLFVNDTVSNESYIENLLRKEPEISIEEKEPQISIEPTHRKAESVSCMPTLVALSVISLSSITFLTGMGIYICLRREKKHHREDENLEVQTPLKGKIDLHMRERKPMDISNI; via the coding sequence CATCTGCTTCTGTTCTTCCTCTTCGTGGGACCGTTCAACTGTCTGGCGAGTTACAGCCGGGCCACAGAGATTCTGTACAGCCTGAACGAGGGGCTGCCGGCAGGGGTGCTCATCGGCAGCCTGGCGGAGGACCTGCGGCTGCTGCCCAGCGCAGGGGGGCAGGACCTGCTGTCTCAGTCGCCTCAGCACAGCGTCGCCGAGaggaaccctcctctctccttcagcCTGGCCTCCCAGGGGCTGAGTGGCCAGTACGTGACCCTAGACAACCGCTCAGGGGAGCTACACACTTCTGCCCAGGAGATCGACCGGGAGGCCTTGTGTCTTGAAGGAGGCGGAGGGATTGCCTGGGGGGGCAGCATTTCCATCTCCTCTTCGCCTTCTGCTGACTCTTGTCTTTTGCTTCTGGATGTCCTAGTCCTGCCTCAGGAATACTTTAGGTTTGTGAAGGTAAAAATCGCTATCCGGGACATCAATGACAATGCCCCGCGGTTCCCTATTTCCCAAATATCAGTTTGGGTCCCAGAAAATGCACCTGTAAACACCCGGCTGGCCATAGAGCATCCCGCAGTGGACCCAGATATGGGCACTAATGGTGTTCAGACCTACCGGTTGCTGGACTACCATCGTATGTTCACCCTGGACGTGGAGGAGAATGAGAATGGGGAGCGCACCCCCTATCTAATTGTCATGGGACTGTTGGACAGAGAGACCCAGGACCAGTATGTGAGCATCATCATAGCTGAGGATGGTGGGTCTCCACCACTGATAGGCAGTGCCACCCTCACCATTGGAATAAGTGACATTAATGACAATTGCCCACTCTTCACAGACTCACAAATCAACATCACTGTGTATGGGAATGCTACTGTGGGCACACCAATTGCAGCTGTTCAGGCTGTGGACAGAGACTTGGGAAACAATGCTCAGATCACCTACTCTTACAGTCAGAAAGTTCCACAAGCATCCAAGGATTTATTCCATTTGAATGAAAACACCGGGGTCATTAAACTTTTCAGTAAGATTGGAGGAAGTGTTCTGCAAACACACAAGCTCACCATCCTTGCTAATGGGCCAGGCTGCATCCCTGCTGTGATCACTGCCCTGGTGACTATTATCAAAGTCATTTTCAGGCCACCTGAAATCGTCCCTCGTTATATAGCAAATCAAATAGATGGTATTATTTACCTGAAAGAATTGGAACCTGTTAACACTCCAATTGCATTCTTTACCATAAGAGATCCAGAAGGTAAATACAAGGTCAACTGCTATCTGGATGGTGAAGGACCATTTAGGTTATTGCCCTACAAACCATACAGTAATGAGTATCTTCTAGAAACGACAAAACCTATGGATTATGAGCTACAGCAATTCTATGAAATAGCCATAGTAGCTTGGAACTCTGAGGGATTTCAAGTcaaaaaaatgattaaagtgCAACTTTTAGATGACAATGATAATGCTCCTGTTTTCCTTCAACCCTTGGTAGAACTAACCATTGAAGAAAATAATGCACCCAATGCCTTTTTGACTAAGCTAGATGCTACAGATGCTGACAGTGGAGAGAGGGGCCAAGTTTCATATTTTCTGGGACCTGATGCTCCATCATATTTTTCCTTAGACAGTGTCACAGGAATTCTGACAGTTTCTACTCAGCTGGAtcgagaggagaaagaaaagtataGGTACACAGTCAGAGCTGTTGACTCTGGGAAGCCACCCCAAGAATCAGTAGCTACTGTGGTTATCACAGTGTTGGATAAAAATGACAACAGCCCTAGGTTCATCAACAaggacttcagcttctttgtgcCAGAAAATTTTCCAGGATACGGTGAAATTGGAGTAATTAGTGTCACAGATGCCGATACTGGGCAAAACGGATGGGTTGCTCTCTCCGTGGTGAACCAGAGTGATATTTTTGTCATAGATACTGGAAAGGGCCTGCTGAGAGCTAAAGTCTCTTTGGACAGAGAGCAGCAAAGCTCCTACACTTTGTGGGTTGAAGCCGTTGATGGTGGTACGCCTCCCCTCTCCTCTACTGCAAAAATCACAATTCTCCTTCTAGACATTAACGACAACCCGCCTCTTGTTTTATTTCCTCAGTCTAACATGTCTTACTTGTTGGTGTTGCCTTCTACTCTCCCTGGCTCACTAGTTACAGAGGTCTATGCAGTTGACAAAGACACAGGCATGAATGCTGTCATAGCCTATAGCATCATAGGGAGAAGAGGGCCTAGGCCCGAATCCTTTAGAATTGACCCTAAAACTGGCAACATTACTTTGGAAGAGGCATTGCTGCAGACAGATTATGGGCTCCATCGTTTATTGGTGAAAGTGAGTGATCATGGTTATCCAGAACCTCTCCATTCCACAGTTATGGTGAATCTATTTGTCAATGACACTGTCAGTAATGAAAGCTACATTGAGAATCTTCTAAGAAAGGAACCAGAAATTAGCATAGAGGAGAAAGAACCACAGATTTCAATAGAACCAACTCATAGGAAAGCTGAATCCGTGTCCTGTATGCCCACATTAGTAGCTCTATCTGTAATAAGCTTGAGTTCTATCACATTCTTAACAGGGATGGGCATATATATCTGtttaaggagagagaagaaacacCATAGGGAGGATGAAAATTTGGAAGTACAAActccattaaaaggaaaaattgacttGCATATGAGAGAGAGGAAACCAATGGATATTtctaatatttga